A region of Nostoc sp. 'Peltigera membranacea cyanobiont' N6 DNA encodes the following proteins:
- a CDS encoding ATP-dependent Clp protease proteolytic subunit, translated as MPIGVPKVPYRMPGGQYTDWISIYDRLYRERIIFLGRDIDDEIANQIIAVMLYLDSDDPGKDIYLYINSPGGMVTSGMAIFDTMQHIKSDVVTICVGLAASMGSFLLAAGTKGKRLALPHSRIMIHQPSGGTRGQATDIEIEAREILRIRHQLNGIYADKTGQTIAKIEKDMDRDFFMSAEEAKEYGLIDRVIEERTSIVPE; from the coding sequence ATGCCTATAGGCGTTCCTAAAGTCCCTTACCGGATGCCCGGAGGACAATATACAGATTGGATTAGCATCTACGATCGCCTTTACCGGGAACGGATTATCTTCTTGGGGCGAGATATTGATGATGAAATTGCCAATCAAATAATTGCTGTAATGCTGTATCTGGACTCTGACGATCCAGGTAAAGATATTTATTTATACATCAATTCCCCTGGTGGAATGGTTACATCTGGCATGGCGATTTTTGACACCATGCAACATATCAAATCTGATGTGGTAACTATTTGCGTGGGTTTAGCTGCTTCAATGGGGTCTTTCTTATTGGCTGCTGGCACCAAAGGCAAACGCCTAGCATTGCCTCATTCCCGGATTATGATTCACCAGCCTTCAGGTGGAACCCGTGGACAAGCAACCGATATCGAAATCGAAGCTAGAGAAATTCTGCGGATTCGTCACCAGCTTAATGGCATTTATGCCGATAAAACTGGTCAGACCATAGCAAAAATTGAAAAAGATATGGATCGTGACTTTTTCATGTCTGCTGAAGAGGCGAAAGAATACGGTTTAATTGACCGTGTGATTGAAGAAAGAACCTCTATCGTACCAGAGTAG
- a CDS encoding J domain-containing protein, producing the protein MDLGDCYRLLGLRSGASFADIKASYRRLAQQYHPDINPDDNKAKDKFIALTEAYKLLLTVVLPEETTVNSSQVSTSGGCDGVKVTHRQKTPVTTVTSQEVGKSKPPNLLEIEERLKWKTYEQLQRFLQERRFPQAIALVEALADRLSTDAEVRQWQAIAYQIWGRALISENQLLKARIYLKKALKTDPHNKSLWYEVQRDFQRLEQIF; encoded by the coding sequence ATGGATCTCGGAGATTGCTACCGTTTGCTAGGTTTAAGATCGGGAGCTTCTTTTGCTGACATCAAAGCGTCTTACCGACGACTGGCGCAGCAATATCATCCCGATATCAACCCAGATGACAACAAAGCCAAAGATAAGTTTATTGCCTTGACAGAGGCTTACAAACTCCTGCTGACGGTAGTATTGCCAGAAGAAACTACTGTAAATTCAAGTCAGGTGTCAACATCTGGTGGGTGTGATGGTGTTAAGGTAACGCACCGACAGAAAACACCAGTCACAACGGTGACAAGCCAAGAAGTAGGTAAGTCAAAGCCGCCGAATCTGTTGGAAATAGAAGAACGGCTGAAGTGGAAGACTTATGAGCAATTGCAGAGATTTTTGCAAGAAAGACGATTTCCGCAAGCGATCGCACTGGTAGAAGCTTTAGCAGATCGTTTGTCAACAGATGCAGAAGTTCGCCAATGGCAAGCGATCGCTTATCAAATTTGGGGACGGGCATTAATTTCTGAAAACCAACTGCTCAAAGCCAGAATTTATCTTAAAAAAGCTTTGAAAACAGACCCCCATAATAAAAGTCTTTGGTATGAAGTGCAGCGCGATTTCCAACGCTTAGAACAAATTTTTTAA
- a CDS encoding aminotransferase-like domain-containing protein: MVSTTPAYRITDLFAERAKNLAPPTYGTELSKIVTVSFAYGLADPILFPHPDLAAASAVVLAEEAPIALNYGPPSSQLYEQIILRLQAKGIAADRDRLIIGYGSGQILGLLPDVFVEPGDVVIVEGPTFLGVVARFVHAGARIITIPVDELGMDVDALEVTLNDLKKQGIRPRFIYTIPTFHNPTGATMPLFRRQKLVALAAEYGVLVVEDDAYSDLRFQGETMPSLATLDQEGWVLYVSTFSKIIAPGIRLGWACGDPAIIERLAMFKSEGPVGPFVSHVVARYCATGKLENHIQELIACYKHKCNLLLEAIAQEFPNDIVALRPDGGFFVWCKLPPDISAKALLMAASEHGISFLPGTRCYANGQGDDAIRLAFSFQPTQKIVEGIATLGAVLRGLR; the protein is encoded by the coding sequence ATGGTTTCTACAACCCCTGCTTACCGAATTACTGATTTGTTCGCTGAACGAGCAAAAAACCTCGCACCACCAACCTACGGTACAGAGTTAAGCAAAATCGTCACTGTCAGCTTTGCCTACGGTCTAGCTGACCCAATTCTCTTTCCTCACCCTGACTTGGCTGCTGCAAGTGCTGTTGTGCTGGCAGAAGAGGCTCCGATCGCTCTCAATTACGGCCCACCTTCATCTCAACTGTACGAGCAAATTATCCTCCGTTTGCAGGCGAAAGGAATTGCTGCCGATCGCGATCGCCTAATCATTGGCTACGGTTCTGGTCAGATTCTCGGCTTGCTACCAGATGTGTTTGTGGAACCTGGTGATGTGGTAATTGTGGAGGGGCCAACCTTCTTGGGAGTAGTTGCCAGATTTGTCCACGCTGGCGCACGGATAATTACCATTCCGGTGGATGAGTTGGGGATGGATGTAGATGCCCTAGAAGTAACATTAAACGATTTGAAGAAACAGGGCATCCGACCCCGATTTATTTATACTATTCCCACCTTTCATAATCCCACAGGCGCTACTATGCCGTTATTTCGCCGCCAAAAACTGGTAGCATTAGCGGCTGAGTATGGCGTTTTAGTGGTGGAAGACGATGCTTATAGCGATTTGCGCTTCCAAGGAGAAACAATGCCCTCCTTGGCAACCCTAGACCAAGAAGGGTGGGTATTATATGTAAGTACCTTCTCAAAAATTATTGCGCCTGGTATCCGGCTGGGCTGGGCTTGTGGCGATCCAGCGATTATTGAGCGACTGGCGATGTTCAAAAGTGAGGGGCCTGTGGGGCCATTTGTCAGCCATGTGGTTGCCCGCTATTGTGCCACAGGGAAATTAGAGAATCATATTCAGGAGTTAATTGCCTGCTACAAACATAAGTGCAATTTGTTGTTAGAAGCGATCGCTCAAGAGTTTCCCAATGATATAGTTGCCTTGCGTCCCGATGGCGGCTTTTTTGTTTGGTGTAAATTGCCACCAGATATCAGCGCCAAAGCACTCCTCATGGCTGCCAGCGAACACGGCATAAGTTTTCTGCCAGGGACTCGCTGCTACGCCAATGGACAGGGAGATGATGCCATCAGGTTAGCTTTTAGCTTTCAGCCAACACAGAAGATTGTTGAGGGAATCGCTACATTAGGAGCAGTGTTGCGCGGACTAAGGTAA
- a CDS encoding basic amino acid ABC transporter substrate-binding protein: MKLINVKWQQLILSLGCLLLIIGCKSFYPTNNSDAIPLRVATDPTFVPFEIQKASGELEGFDIDLMNAIAKVAGFAVKFESLPFDGTISSLQAKRVDAAISGITITAERLKTIAFSRPYFKAGLAIAVREDNQNIKDFNSLKGKKIAVQIGSTGADFARTIPNAKISTFNSGPEFFQDLLNGNVDAVVSDAFATLYAIKNGKLKGIRVVADLLTEEYYGIATPKDSPHLDAINKGIATLLSNGTYKQIYQKWFNAESPQLPDS; encoded by the coding sequence GTGAAATTAATTAACGTCAAGTGGCAGCAGCTAATTCTCAGCTTAGGCTGTCTGCTACTGATTATTGGCTGTAAGAGTTTCTATCCCACCAATAACTCAGATGCTATACCTCTTAGGGTGGCGACAGATCCCACTTTTGTCCCTTTTGAAATTCAAAAGGCTAGCGGGGAGTTGGAAGGCTTTGATATTGATTTGATGAATGCGATCGCTAAAGTAGCAGGTTTTGCAGTCAAGTTTGAAAGTCTGCCCTTTGATGGCACGATCTCAAGCTTGCAAGCTAAAAGAGTCGATGCAGCGATTAGCGGAATCACCATTACTGCCGAACGCCTAAAAACAATTGCTTTTTCACGACCTTATTTTAAAGCCGGACTAGCGATCGCTGTCCGCGAAGATAACCAAAATATTAAAGACTTCAATAGTCTCAAAGGCAAAAAAATCGCTGTCCAAATTGGTTCCACTGGGGCAGATTTTGCCAGAACCATCCCCAATGCCAAAATTAGTACTTTTAATTCTGGGCCAGAATTTTTCCAAGACTTGCTTAATGGCAACGTTGATGCTGTGGTTAGCGATGCTTTCGCAACTTTGTATGCCATTAAAAATGGCAAACTTAAAGGCATCAGAGTTGTTGCCGATCTGCTTACTGAAGAATACTACGGCATTGCTACACCTAAAGACTCCCCCCATCTGGATGCAATTAACAAAGGTATAGCGACTTTGTTATCCAATGGCACTTACAAGCAAATTTATCAAAAATGGTTTAACGCCGAATCCCCGCAATTGCCAGACTCTTGA